The DNA window gcaTCTTTTCCCTGCAGGTTAAACTTGTGCCTCCATCTTTGCTCATACTGAATCTCTCAGAGGGTTCAGTGATGTGTCTCCTCGTCCTTTAATGTCTCTGCTCTCGCTGCTTTAATACACTGCGACGAAACGTTACAATTCTGTGACGTCAGCTGTAATGTTGAATGTGCTGTGACAGAGCGCACGTCTTCATAAAGCGCAGTAATGATCAGCTGCATGTGTTTAAAGTGGATCAGCAGACTGAGCTCTGcttgcagcaaaaacacactcaCAGCTCCTTTTATCAGTGGTGATGTTGTTGCCATGGCACCGGCCCTttacgctcacacacacaggcacacacacacactccgtTACTGTGTTGACTTTAGTGGCAATTAAAAGGAGCTCTCAGGGTGGAGAGGTTGAGACCTGGCGGGAGACGAAGGGCCCAGaaggtgtttgtgtgcgtgtgtgtgtgtatgtgtgttgacATAATTggagccaatcagagccagctGATTTAAACTGAAAGCATCGTTGTGAGTAAAAATAGACTGAACAAAAACTGTTGGATGGAGCGCTATGACCAAAGCATCATGGGAGGTGTAGTTTATGGCTGTTAACTTCAACATATTAACACAGATTTTAGATCACTGGCTCTGCTTACAGACAAATGTAGTCACTAGGGGCGACACCTCTAGTTGTCAAAAGTGTGATTGGATAGAAGTTTAAGAAGAGATTGATCCTCCCGCTCAGCTGAGCTGAGTGCAAACCTCTGATGAGTTTATGGCCTCAGGTCTTTCGGAATAAAACGTCATATTTATTTTGGATGTTTTGGCTCTGTTAATGTCATACAGGAGTAGGCAGTAGGAGAGTGTTTCAGCTGTCTGCATATTTTTGAGGCTGATCATCCTCcatcataaacacacacacacacgccacaATCTGAATTAATTAATCGTATGCGAGCTCTCGCTGTGTCTCTCAGGATAAAGGCAGAATCAGGAAGTGTTGAGTCAGAGCTAAAATTAGCAGAGTGACTCGGGGCAGCTGTAGTGATACGGAGGATGAAGCGGTGGAGGACGGCGGCGTGAAAGTCACACTGTGGCGCGGCTGCTTGTTGCAGAGATCAATGGCCTGAGACTAGCTGAAAGAGTCTCTGGTGCTTTCTTAGATAATTTTTACTCATCGTCTTCAGTTTCCACAGTAATGATGTGTATTTAATCTCTCATATCACAAGTCAGAGTTATTAAAGCAGCACTGACACATATACAGTAGCACAGGGAGGGATACTGATCCCGTTAGCTGAATGACTGTTTTgcttaaatattaaaaactttTTATTCATCACCCTTTACTCTTCAGAAGTTGTTCTTTCAAGCCTTTGAGCTTCTGCAGAAACCCAGCAGGTGTCTAAAGAAACACTTAAGCTGAATCAACGCACTCATATTTTAGGTTCCAAACAAATTATCTATAATGAACCTGCTGTGTAGTTTATGTATTCGTGTATTTGTGAGGATGTTTGTTTCAGGAGTTTTTCCCCGCTGTGTCTCAATCCAGCAtcttcctctctttttcttctcctgcaGATTTACAgacagttttacagttttatttctgGAGCTTCAGCACTGATGGCTTCATCATGGTAGATTCATAGAGTGGACCTTAAATACGGATGCAGCCACGAAGTCTGGAAGTTTTGGAGTTTACTTTCGGCCTTCACcgtgctgggtttttttgtttgtttgtttccagaCCATATTCAGACGAGAGGCTGGAAtgctaagttatcagctaatgctcTTGTTATCAGTATGCATCTACAGACTGTATGGGtacatcacacagacacagatacctAGAATTTCACTTCCTAGATGGTCTGTTAGTACagtaacctcacagcagccatattattggtcacataatgtcattaaaaaggcTCTAACAGCACAAAAAGGGTCCAGAGGTATTGACTGGTAGCAGCTACAGCCACTTGTGTCACCATTTAcatgtcagtcaaagaggccacgcctctaataatgcaaactttcCAGGGGAGTTCTAAAACCACTCCCCCCATACTGTTGTTATAAAGGGGGAAATATCAATAGAGACCAGACAAGTTTGTGCATCCAgctgtaaatatgtttatttttgctgtaaACCTTTAACATCGGAGTCTGaagggactgactcactgctggagcctctgctggacGTTGGAAGAACTGCAGATTTTAGTAGTTAAAGTCTGTTTGCAGCTGGCACAGTCATgtgcagtgttggtcaagttacttgaaaaagtaatcagtaactaattactggttacttcccccaaaaagtattcctgttactttactgattaattattttcaaaagtaattaattacttagttactttttaaaaatatgatttacaacctgaataggtaataaagaaatagctctttcagcccaattctactttttctgcataatccatcatacaaaatgtaatcaaatggaaacgtctcttttcaaaacttgttttattagttttaatcttttaactttatgcatcaagcaaaaattaaattatatgcaacattctctgactggaagaaatttgttgaacatttaaacctattttctgcacattccagaatataaaataaaatagttttttgtgtttacactcactctttcaaatagatgcaagtaaaacacagcagaaaataaataaaatcaaagactggcggtcctgttgctctattttcacctgtaaagcaggagtggggcaggcggaggtttgccctggtacaggtgccgcagcggtcagtagaaaaatccgcgagtttctctgtgaatttcccattccatggtagcgcactcggtgcttgctcggaagtttaggggtttttttcgctgtaaagagaagttttcttcccatgcagtgaacagcggacgctaatgtttttgtcactttttacggaatcaaactcaaagtaaggtcagtacttccacgctttaaacgctgcacgctcatactctctcccgcactcgatatattatccattctTGAtcagcacacagctgttgccacgaacgttgcactcgcttacgtcactgtcatgagacattctcgcaaaaaaatcacggttttagtaacgcagtaacgcagcgtgcttacgggaaagtaacagtaatctaattaccttttttgcaatagtaatcccttactttactcgttacttgaaaaaaataatcgGATTACGCGTTAGTGCCCATCTCTGGTCATGTGActagctgtgtgtttgttttcaggaCACGGCCGGTCAGGAGCGTTACCGCACCATCACCACAGCCTACTACCGCGGTGCCATGGGCTTCATTCTCATGTATGACATCACCAACGAGGAGTCCTTCAACGCTGTCCAGGACTGGTAGGTGATTGGCTGGAAGCTTGTGATTCAGCTCAGAAAGTGAAACTCAGCTCAGGTCAtgttgctgtgtgtttgcagggCCACGCAGATCAAGACGTACTCGTGGGATAATGCCCAGGTAATCATGGTGGGCAACAAGTGCGACATGGACGAGGAGAGAGTGGTACCCCCTgagaaaggaaaacacctggctgatCAGCTAGGTGAGACTCAGCTCTCTTTCACCTCAGGTGGTACAGACAGCAGAAGAAACGTTTCTTCTTTAGCTTGAGATGGTTGGAGTGAGAGAAAAACTGCCTCAGGGCCCCAAAAAGGAACTTAAAGAGaaaattatatatgtatatatatatacatatatatatatatatgtgcttACTTAGTTTAACTATTCAAAGAAAAAGGGATGGCTCATCTCTTCCTTCAGCAGCTCTGTGCTCAGGCTCATGGGACATGTAGTATGTATGATGTagtaaaaaagtagaaaaacccATAGTGTGATtaaaatacatacacacaatCCATCACCCTCCTCATATGATCTAACATTTACCTGCAAACACCTGAGCGTGAAGGCAGTGCAGGAGAAGCCTTCAGACTAACAGGGATGGTTTCTGCAAACAGTGAGGGCAGGTGTGTTTTCACCAGGTGAGCCCTGTCTGCCGAAGAACTTTCTTTAAATTATACCTGTTGGAGGAAATCTGATTataagtttattttatttttgctttttcttggTCTGAACATTTAGAAAGTACTCAGTTTagctttaatttttctttatgCACAAGAACATGAAGAACAAGAATATGAAAGCAGGTAAAAGCTGCGGCTCTCAGCACTGATGGGGCGAGTAGCTTTTTATTCCAGTAAAAGCAGCATTGCACTTTATTGTTGATAGATTTTATTAATGCACCACCCTACGTGAATTCATTTTCGCACACCGTGTGCCGACTGCAGAACAAAGAAATGAATATCTGATTCAGAGCGCCAGcattgatttttctttgtttgatgGTGTCTAGCctgaaaattattattaattaaagcACACTCATGAAAACACCTTCAAACTTTTCATTCTTACATTATGTGGCAAATAAATTACTattctggttttgtttgttagaaATAAACATTATCATGTCTGTACTTTACTGACATCAGACTTCACTCCCAATGTTTTTAGACGAGCTCAGGTGTTATTCAGGGCCCGCTGTTCAGGTCACATTTATTCAAAGCTGCTCTGAGGTCAGTCCATCAGAGAGCTGTGCTGACACTGAGCCGAAAGCCTGAAACAccttaaacacacaaatatgGGATGAGATGTTTCACTCCTCATGGTTTCTGTCCTAATGCAGATAATAGAGCTGAAACTGAGCCTTGCTGCAGCTCTATTAACTGTTTAACTCACCTTTCATGTAGCCTGAGGAAGAGAGTGAATCAGATTCTCCACATCAGCTAAACGAGCATCTGTTCAAGTGTCTGCTTCTCACAcagtctgattaaaaaaaaaacagaaaatcatttCCATGACACGGGAAAAACCTACTCGAAAAGAAATGAGTAGGACCTAGTGTCTGTCTGACAGCTCTTACATGAACCAATGTTCGCTCTCCAAACTTTAAGCTTTATTATATTAAGGATCTCTCTGGTATCAAATATGGAGTTTATtccctttcatttttaaaactagAGCAGACATTGACACGTAGCtgaatttgtctgttttcataAAGCAAACAGACTTTTCCTTACAGTTCAATATAAACAGCATCTATCTTACTAAAGCTCTAAAGccacttaaaagaaaaaaactcttcTGGTTCTTTTCCAGAACCACctcattttcagggttttttgtctttcctcttGCATTAATATTCAAGAATGAACTTAAAAAACATATATCTAAATGATCTTTCTTATATAGTCCTTTTCTACTCTTGCAGAGCACTCAAAGCCTTTCATACAACATGTTGTATGTGCTTAAATGCTTTCTGTCGAACAGTCAAACTCAGGTTGATGCGTCAGACAGCACGTGTCTTGCCCAAGCTGCAGAGTGGAGCAGTCAGGGATCAagccaccaaccttctgattagtagatgacctgctttacctcctgagctacagccaccccatctGAGCAATACAATACATTGTCATCAGCATAAAGGAGATTTTATGTTTCATTcattaaattaaagaaataaaccCATGAGAAAGTTGTTTTCCTGCATAAATTGGAAGGTGGAGGTGTTGGAAAGGGTCCAAATCCAGGACACCAAGGCAGGTAGTTGAAATAAAGCCTTTATTTGTTGGAATAACCAAAATTTTGCAATCCAAAGAAAACCCATGGAGATGCAGggcagcacaacacaaagcacAGATAAAAACCTAATCTGACAAgaacacagagggagacaggacTGTTTATACACACTAGACGTGGGAAAATAAGCCAGAGTTAAACATATTCAAGACAATCaacagacaggaagtaaaactcaACAGAACCAGAAACACCGAAGTAATGAAACACTACTGAAAGTGTGAACTGAAACTGAGTACAacctaaaaactaaaacaaatatCCATGAAAACACATCTGCATTACCACAAACTAACTTCAAAAtgctataataataaaatcCAACAGAAAATTCAGAGAATTCAGGCATATAAAACACTAGGACAATGACATTTCCACTGAGTTTAAAAGACTGTTTATGAGCTATACAACATGGCATCATCAGCATAAAGGAGCATTTTCTTTATCACTAGTCTAATGTGATCCACTGAGTCCGACGTCTCTAAATGTTGCTGTTACTGCAGTGGTTTTTAAGTAAAACtcttctgcttcctcctgcaggcTTCGAGTACTACGAGGCAAGCGCCAAAGAGAACATCAATGTGCGGCAGGTGTTCGAGCGCTTGGTGGACATCATCTGTGTGAAGATGTCGGAGCGTGTGGACGTAGAGGCGCCGGCAGCTCCTGGTTCCAAGACCACCAGACTGACCGACAAACCTGCCCAGTTACCTCAGAAGTGCTGCTGATCGTCCGTCATCCCCCAAGCtctcaaaataagaaaaagaaaaaaaaatatagattaTCTATTGTAACATTCCTCTGCACACTCGCTCTGCTTCATGTTTGTGAGCGGCCATCCATTACTACGCCTTCTCCAGGCCCTGCTAACTAACATCTATATAACCACTTTTACCATCCCAAGTGTCCATGGGAGGCCCTTTAGCTGTCAGCGTACTCCATGCTAATGTGGATTTGGCGTGCTTGAAAAGGTTATTGTGCTGCTGGTGGTGATATCACTGTGACCAGTGACTGTTTTCAAGGATTTTTCTCTtatgcagaaacaaaaaaaaagaacaaaggctTGATTATACTAGAAAGTGACACAGTTACAGACAGGCTAAAAAAGTGACATGAGGTACTTCCGGTTTGTTCTCTTAGCTGTCGCATGGATAATTAGCATCTGATGATGAGCATGCACGGTTTATTTCATAGTTGTGTTAGTTGAAATGCTGACATTCATATGTGTGAAGTAGAGCCTTTTACTGTGGAATGAGGAGTCAGAGGTCAGGACTGTGAGGAAGACTTTTGGTAAGTGAAGGGAATTTGTGAGTCAGGGGTGGAGAGTGGACTGTTTCTGCcaagaaaaaaatgcactgaAGGTGTTTCCAACAGGATGATTAGATCTGCGCATTTTCTGTGCTGGTGTGACTTCAAGGTGGAAACAAAATATGACTAAAAAGCTGCACAACTGGTAACCACAGACTCAACTTCTTGCAAGCATGAAAGCCAAATCCAACAGAAGCTGATCCAGAATGCTGCACAGATGTGAAACATCCAGCAGGAAACCACTGCAGGTCAGAGGGACAATAGGACCCATCCagtccagctgctgcagacaCCAAACTGCAGATGATTGTTAACACTAGTAAAAGGCTTATTTCTGCAAGCCGCTGCCTGCCACTCTGTAGTGCAGACTTCTTCACAGAGAAATAACCATTGGTGATACAAAGTGGGTGGCTCTTGAGTTAAACTTTCCTTAACTTAAAGGTGAGCGGTTAAAGCAACTACCAGTGGAGTGAAGGACACCTCTGACTGACTTATCAGGGGGTGGTAAATACATTAGAGGGCTACCTAAGCAACCACAGCCAGGAACAGCCATAATCTAGCTGCCATTAAAATGATGCAAGATGAGTgaatcacttcctgtgtggacGCCCCTTAAGAAGTGTGCTTCATTCGCATGCATCACAAAGATGCCGTCCGACTTCTCTTTGTTACCCTGAAGATGCTCTCTTTGATTGCAGCACTGTGATGTTGACCGGGACACAGAGGGTGAATCTTCTTACTCTGCCTGAGATTAGACACGATGATTGACACCTGCTTGTGCCGTGCTGTAATGACACGTGCAGTGAGGCAGCAGGCCTCTAACTGCGTAACTCTGCGGGTCAAGTTTAGTGTCTCAAACACGCCAAATGCACATTTAGTTGGAGTGTGATGTCAGCAGGGTCACAGGTCAGCACAGCACTGCCTCTCCTCTCAAAGTGTAGCACAACGCCACAGCTGCTCATGTGTTTACAGTCCTCCTCTGAGTCATCACTCATGCTGCTTCTCTACAGCTAGCGTTAGTTCCTCTGATATAACATGCCTATAGCCCACAAACTCTTACTGGCCTTACTCAGACAGACGCTTTAAGGCTGCACCACCAACGCACAACTCTGACAGGGCTGCAGTCCAGTCGCTCGGGTCAGAGGTGAAGAGACAGCACCCCCTGGTGGTTTAACAGGGTCTGAAGATAACTACAGAAACTTCAATGAGAAGGAAAACACTTGAAATGGTGTTACAACAAAGTATTACTGAGACAACACATAAGTTTACGTCCAAGAAAAAACCTCCATTGGGAGTTCTGATCTGTAAAACCTcagattaaatcattaatttcaAGAGTCATATCGGATGAACAGCTGTGAGTATTGATCACACCTGTAACCAGGTGTGAAACGAAGCTGAAACTGCATTGTGATTTTATGGATGTTTGTGTGATGATTTCAGTCTTGGTTTCAGTGATGCTAAATCCCAGAGCTGAAGACATTTTCTCTGCTCACTCTGTGGAAACCAAACTGAGATACACAGATGCTCTTTGAGCATGTGCAAACCATCCACTAAAAAAAACTCTGAACTCTGACTCAAATTGTCTGCAACGGGAAGATTATTaacaacaaacagaacaaaTATAAGTCTGATGTGAGCGTGTGCAGGAGCACAAACAGTCCCTGTTTGTTATCTCTGTCCTCTCTAATCTGCAGCCTTCAACAGGACTTAACGTGATGCTGCTTGACTTTCAGCTCTCTTTGCATGTCCTTCATAGCTTATACACCCTTCCTGTTTCTGTCTGATGAAGCAGTCCTTCAGATCTTCACTGTTCCGGCCCTCAGTCAGTGTTTCTTCTCATTGACAGGAAGCCCCAAAACGTCTGCCGCTGTACCAGCTGTTTCCATTGTGTTGTGAAGGTGTGGAAGGATTTCTAAATGGACCAATGGGGTCCAAGACTTCCAAGGAATCAGAGGCCTCAGAGccatttttatttctaaagcCCAGTGTGGGTGTGGCTGCTGGAGCCTGAGTTCAGGTGCATTTTGCTGTAATGTAAGGCTGTGCTCAGAAGTGAGATGCAGAGTTCCTGCCTTCACAGAGCCGTGAGATTCTTTAAATACACGGCAGAGAATCAGTGATGACCCCGAATGAGATATGCTTTAAACTGAA is part of the Pelmatolapia mariae isolate MD_Pm_ZW linkage group LG23, Pm_UMD_F_2, whole genome shotgun sequence genome and encodes:
- the rab3b gene encoding ras-related protein Rab-3B produces the protein MAKADQRFGQRDGSDQNFDYMFKLLIIGNSSVGKTSFLFRYADDSFSNSFVSTVGIDFKVKTVYRNDKRIKLQIWDTAGQERYRTITTAYYRGAMGFILMYDITNEESFNAVQDWATQIKTYSWDNAQVIMVGNKCDMDEERVVPPEKGKHLADQLGFEYYEASAKENINVRQVFERLVDIICVKMSERVDVEAPAAPGSKTTRLTDKPAQLPQKCC